The following coding sequences lie in one Arachis hypogaea cultivar Tifrunner chromosome 4, arahy.Tifrunner.gnm2.J5K5, whole genome shotgun sequence genomic window:
- the LOC112796082 gene encoding cell division control protein 48 homolog C: MGRRNGKRSLHGTLRRWLESCMSSHSTVDDIVNHLRSTYPDYQRTKHQALTRLVQQVLEPRSKHATKVSAKRSGHNGDEESGRRALRKRQKRVDEGEERLQGDKETQGSASSSSASSLSASGSSGSEDDDGSTVSVSTSEDAKYREKYEPAVDLMKTMLRKAYTPTKDDSARKMKNVVQDKNVEMEVANSDKATNEICAKNGGGGKVKAASNLKGSVSNGDHGGGSFVKVKAGPRLSDLGGMNDLLEKLVEEVIVPWYYPELPRKLCRTPTTGILLHGPPGCGKTTLAHAIANETRVPFYPISATELVSGVSGASEENIRELFAKAYRTAPSIVFIDEIDSIASKRDNLQREMEKRIVTQLLASMDQSNRHMQSANGLDSSNVHPSYVLVIGATNRPDALDSALRRPGRFDREFVLGIPDESSREHILSLLTRNLPLQGSLDLKYIARSTPGYVGADLAALITGACNLALKRIISKRRGEHETSYLGDWWGEPWPLEDMDKLVYTMSDFQEALKIVQPSLRREGFSSIPDEKWEDVGGLDYLRKEFKNRIIRPIKYPEVHQASRFANQTGILLFGPPGCGKTLIAKAVANEAGANFIYIKGPELLNKFVGESEREIRLTFSRARACSPCILFFDEVDALSTKRGAEGGSGIERVVNQLLIELDGGGQRQNVFVIGATNRPDRMDEALLRPGRLGKQLYVPLPSTDQRFSILKALTRKEPVDPTVDLGAIAEACENFSGADLAELVDEATRAALDEKYTAVEEALTSVEASSDTYTCKPRHFDIALSKVFPSVSPAKRRRYERLAKHFKAS, from the exons ATGGGGAGAAGAAACGGTAAAAGGTCACTGCATGGAACCCTCCGCCGCTGGCTGGAGTCGTGCATGTCCAGTCACTCCACTGTCGATGATATCGTTAACCACCTCCGCTCCACTTACCCCGATTACCAACGCACCAAGCACCAAGCCCTCACTCGATTAGTTCAACAAGTCCTCGAGCCACGTTCCAAACACGCGACCAAAGTCTCTGCCAAGCGCAGCGGCCACAATGGCGACGAAGAAAGTGGTCGACGCGCGCTCCGAAAGAGACAGAAGAGAGTCGACGAAGGTGAAGAGAGGTTGCAGGGCGACAAAGAAACTCAGGGTTCTGCATCTTCCTCCTCTGCTTCAAGCTTGAGCGCGTCCGGGAGCAGCGGCAGTGAGGATGATGATGGCAGCACAGTGTCTGTTTCGACATCGGAGGACGCAAAATACCGGGAGAAGTACGAACCTGCTGTCGATTTGATGAAGACGATGCTGCGGAAAGCGTATACTCCTACGAAGGATGATAGTGCGAGGAAGATGAAAAACGTCGTGCAAGATAAGAACGTTGAAATGGAGGTCGCCAATAGTGACAAGGCTACTAATGAGATTTGTGCTAAGAATGGAGGCGGAGGCAAAGTGAAGGCGGCGTCGAATTTGAAGGGTTCCGTTTCAAATGGCGACCATGGTGGTGGCAGCTTTGTTAAGGTGAAGGCAGGACCTAGGTTAAGTGATTTGGGTGGGATGAATGATCTTCTGGAAAAGCTGGTGGAAGAAGTGATTGTTCCATGGTATTATCCTGAGCTTCCAAGAAAGCTATGTCGTACTCCTACTACTGGAATCTTGCTGCATGGGCCACCCGGTTGTGGCAAGACCACACTGGCTCACGCCATAGCTAATGAGACCCGTGTTCCCTTCTATCCGATATCAGCTACTGAGTTGGTTTCTGGAGTATCGG GTGCATCTGAAGAGAATATCAGAGAGCTTTTCGCTAAAGCATATAGGACTGCCCCATcaattgtcttcattgatgagaTTGATTCAATTGCTTCGAAAAGAGACAATTTACAGCGAGAGATGGAGAAAAGAATTGTAACACAGTTACTTGCCAGCATGGATCAATCAAATAGGCATATGCAATCCGCTAATGGTTTGGACAGTTCTAATGTTCATCCCAGTTATGTTCTTGTAATTGGAGCTACAAATAGGCCTGATGCTCTTGACTCGGCCTTGAGAAGGCCTGGGCGGTTTGATCGGGAGTTTGTTCTTGGCATTCCTGATGAATCGTCGAGAGAACATATCCTCTCTTTGCTCACTCGCAATCTTCCACTTCAGGGTTCATTGGATCTAAAATACATAGCCAGGTCTACACCAGGATATGTCGGTGCTGATTTGGCAGCCTTGATTACGGGGGCGTGTAATTTGGCCTTGAAGAGAATTATTTCCAAAAGGAGAGGGGAACATGAGACAAGTTATCTTGGAGACTGGTGGGGCGAACCTTGGCCTCTTGAAGATATGGATAAGCTTGTCTACACAATGTCTGATTTCCAG GAAGCTTTGAAAATTGTACAACCTTCATTAAGAAGAGAGGGCTTCTCATCCATTCCTGATGAGAAATGGGAAGATGTTGGCGGCCTTGATTATTTAAGGAAGgagtttaaaaatagaataataaggcCGATAAAATATCCTGAGGTTCATCAG GCATCTAGGTTTGCAAATCAGACGGGAATTTTACTTTTTGGGCCCCCTGGTTGTGGTAAAACTCTTATTGCCAAAGCTGTTGCCAATGAGGCAGGAGCTAATTTCATTTATATTAAG GGGCCTGAGCTCTTAAATAAATTTGTTGGAGAAAGTGAGAGAGAAATTCGACTAACGTTTAGTCGTGCAAGGGCATGTTCACCCTGTATATTATTTTTTGATGAG GTGGATGCTTTGTCAACCAAACGTGGTGCAGAAGGTGGATCAGGCATTGAACGAGTAGTGAATCAG TTACTAATTGAGCTAGACGGTGGGGGGCAACGCCAAAATGTTTTTGTCATTGGTGCAACAAATAG GCCTGATAGGATGGATGAGGCTCTCCTCCGTCCTGGTAGACTTGGTAAACAACTTTACGTTCCTCTGCCAAGCACTGACCAGCGGTTTTCAATATTGAAAGCTCTTACAAGGAAGGAGCCTGTTGATCCTACTGTGGATCTGGGAGCCATAGCTGAAGCGTGTGAAAATTTTAGTGGCGCAGACCTTGCTGAATTG GTGGATGAAGCAACTCGTGCTGCTCTTGATGAGAAATATACCGCAGTTGAAGAAGCTTTGACCTCAGTTGAAGCCTCTAGTGATACTTATACTTGCAAGCCAAGACATTTTGATATAGCACTTAGTAAGGTCTTTCCCTCTGTGTCTCCCGCG AAAAGGCGTAGGTATGAGCGCTTAGCAAAGCATTTTAAAGCATCATGA